In one Lachnospiraceae bacterium GAM79 genomic region, the following are encoded:
- a CDS encoding HEPN domain-containing protein, translating into MDERQKNLSNYRIAEAEDSLKVAAHCLKEGLYKDSINRSYYAAFYAVKAILALSTVDFKRHKDVMGYFNKEYVAKEIFPREIGRKLGTLQRVREKSDYDDFYIASREKAEEQFQTAKLVIGEVKKYLEE; encoded by the coding sequence TTGGATGAGAGACAAAAGAATTTAAGTAATTATCGAATTGCTGAAGCTGAAGATAGTTTGAAAGTAGCAGCACATTGTTTAAAAGAAGGTTTGTATAAGGATTCGATTAATCGGTCTTACTATGCTGCATTTTATGCAGTAAAAGCTATATTGGCGTTGAGTACAGTTGATTTTAAGCGTCATAAAGATGTTATGGGATACTTTAATAAAGAATATGTGGCTAAAGAAATATTTCCGCGTGAAATAGGAAGAAAGCTTGGAACGCTACAAAGAGTACGTGAAAAAAGTGATTATGATGATTTCTATATTGCGTCGCGAGAAAAAGCGGAAGAACAGTTTCAGACAGCGAAGCTGGTTATTGGTGAGGTAAAAAAATATTTGGAGGAGTAA
- a CDS encoding ABC transporter substrate-binding protein has product MNKKKLFKGFAGFCAGLMMLTPAAYLVHAEADNNVQDQTEASAISDNTGSDAAKTDAADVQKSDDTIVLRVSNWEEYIDLGEWDEDEVIDLEDGTEIFGENSMVTDFENWYYETYGQKVKVEYSCFGTNEDLYNMLTLGDKYDLVCPSDYMIMKLMAEEKVVPFSDSFYDTSIEENYYAKGVSPYIRQTFDENEINGESWSKYAAGYMWGVTGILYNPEEITEEEAGTWNILDNPKFARQVTIKDNVRDSYFAALGILKQDELTSEEFTNADTYHDDLLRVMNDVSPETIQEVQDLLQDMKDNVYSFETDSGKADMVSGKVLANYQWSGDAVYAMDQAEEDDLYLDFAVPKESTNLWFDGWVMLKDGIDEDARKQQVAESFVNFLSRPDNAVRNMYYIGYTSVIAGGEDDNTVFDYLNWNYGAEDGEEDTTEYPLGYFFSGDNSDPDYIITAPEEQTRRQLYAQYPDEAAIERSAIMQYFDADASKRINQMWINVRCYNIKDVTPQVWVIVVILILAAAGLIVHYKRSHYHS; this is encoded by the coding sequence ATGAATAAGAAGAAGTTATTCAAAGGATTTGCCGGCTTCTGTGCCGGACTTATGATGCTTACACCTGCGGCTTATCTGGTACATGCGGAGGCAGATAATAATGTGCAGGATCAGACAGAAGCATCTGCCATATCAGATAATACAGGAAGTGATGCAGCAAAGACAGATGCTGCCGATGTACAGAAGTCGGATGATACGATCGTGCTTCGAGTATCCAACTGGGAAGAATATATCGACCTTGGAGAATGGGATGAGGACGAAGTAATCGACCTGGAAGATGGAACCGAGATCTTCGGTGAGAATTCCATGGTGACGGATTTTGAGAACTGGTACTATGAGACATATGGTCAGAAGGTAAAGGTGGAATATTCCTGTTTTGGAACAAATGAAGACCTTTATAACATGCTTACTCTTGGTGATAAATACGATCTGGTTTGTCCATCCGACTACATGATCATGAAGCTGATGGCAGAAGAAAAAGTAGTTCCGTTTTCGGATTCGTTTTATGACACGAGTATAGAGGAAAATTATTATGCAAAGGGAGTATCTCCATATATCAGACAGACCTTTGATGAAAATGAGATCAATGGTGAGAGCTGGAGCAAATATGCAGCCGGATATATGTGGGGTGTAACCGGTATCTTATATAATCCGGAGGAGATAACGGAGGAAGAAGCAGGTACATGGAATATCTTGGATAATCCGAAGTTTGCACGTCAGGTTACGATCAAGGATAATGTGCGTGATTCTTATTTTGCGGCACTTGGTATTTTAAAGCAGGACGAACTGACATCAGAGGAATTCACAAATGCAGATACTTATCATGATGATCTGCTTCGGGTAATGAATGATGTCAGCCCGGAAACGATACAGGAAGTACAGGATCTGCTTCAGGATATGAAGGACAATGTATATTCCTTTGAGACAGACAGTGGTAAGGCAGATATGGTATCCGGCAAGGTACTTGCAAATTATCAGTGGTCCGGTGATGCGGTTTATGCGATGGATCAGGCAGAAGAAGATGATCTTTATCTTGATTTCGCCGTGCCGAAGGAATCTACTAATCTCTGGTTTGATGGCTGGGTGATGTTAAAGGATGGTATCGATGAAGATGCCAGAAAACAACAGGTAGCAGAAAGCTTTGTGAACTTTCTTTCAAGACCGGACAATGCAGTCAGAAATATGTACTACATCGGATATACTTCTGTTATTGCAGGAGGCGAAGATGATAATACAGTATTTGATTATCTGAACTGGAATTATGGTGCGGAAGATGGAGAAGAAGATACAACAGAATATCCGCTTGGTTATTTCTTCAGTGGTGATAATTCGGATCCTGATTACATCATAACAGCTCCGGAGGAGCAGACAAGACGTCAGCTCTATGCCCAGTATCCGGACGAAGCGGCGATCGAGCGAAGTGCGATCATGCAGTACTTTGATGCAGATGCCAGCAAACGGATCAATCAGATGTGGATCAATGTCCGCTGCTATAACATTAAGGATGTAACTCCGCAGGTGTGGGTGATTGTAGTAATATTGATCCTTGCGGCAGCAGGGCTCATCGTGCATTATAAGCGTTCTCATTACCATAGTTAA
- a CDS encoding nucleotidyltransferase domain-containing protein, whose protein sequence is MTRQEVLMTFAQGTKKILENNFSKIIVYGSYARGDYKENSDIDVMILTPFSKEEIEQVENKIFDLAFELELESGIVINPVLENEEHYKYWLGALPFFDNVEKEGIVIG, encoded by the coding sequence ATGACAAGACAGGAAGTTTTAATGACCTTTGCACAGGGTACTAAAAAAATATTGGAAAATAATTTCTCTAAAATTATTGTCTATGGTTCTTATGCTCGTGGTGATTATAAGGAAAATTCAGATATTGATGTTATGATATTAACCCCCTTTTCAAAAGAAGAAATAGAACAAGTCGAGAACAAAATTTTTGATCTTGCTTTTGAATTAGAATTGGAATCAGGCATTGTGATTAATCCTGTTCTGGAAAATGAGGAACATTATAAATATTGGTTGGGGGCATTGCCGTTTTTTGATAATGTAGAGAAGGAGGGGATAGTAATTGGATGA